A genome region from Synchiropus splendidus isolate RoL2022-P1 chromosome 5, RoL_Sspl_1.0, whole genome shotgun sequence includes the following:
- the nfat5b gene encoding nuclear factor of activated T-cells 5 isoform X4: MPSDFFSLFSEDLDLNPDFSSLFCKDAMSASLTMEGRRSALSSSSKKQTTSSDQTCSCSIDSEDVKSCRMVPEPVVTDGVSGNEVSCHCASELRGRSCQEGHLQMTPSKRHPVLNISPPPQDLFDDSRMSYQGDTTLDSEQSNSIWTDDSLSNFSNMSVVSYNDNTEVPRKSRKRTPRQRPGPKSGRKGEASMDVFDADSAKAPHFVLSQLGPESKTGPKGSSQDDLRSVRKGGILSMQYPPKSEGKELKIVVQPETQHRARYLTEGSRGSVKDRTQQGFPTVKLEGVNEPVVLQVFVGNDAGRVKPHGFYQACRVTGRNTTACSEVDFEGTTVIEVPMEPSTNMTLAVDCVGILKLRNADVEARIGVAGSKKKSTRARLVFRVNIPRPDGSVLTLQTPSSPILCTQPAGMPEILKKSLHSCSVKGGEELFIIGKNFLKDTKVLFQENASDESSWKAEAEIDMEYFHQNHLIVKVPQYPNQALTAPVCVGIYVVTNAGRSHDVQLFTYTPDSVKIDTTVKTEMPSPVKTCPFEEPTLNEALMPSILPAVKREDVMPMEVTSNLQAPGVFKADELFPTQPSSDIAAGHLSASKTFSSSVPQPAGLPDKGQSPGFTNPEPLSTIQKQDISAGSFSVPVDTLLPPARQQFLLERLSLEAESSMAKQQQQHQQHIQHQQQLQQQQQQQQQQHVMENLQQQLFQSQVQMQCGMFQDAALTKSTEQQSPSQGVVPNHGAIFQQAQQNQQQQQQQQQVALFQQANEIISAQTNFLQQTPTHPSPPIYSNSLADAQAAQGVLFHSPSNTQEQAQTSMFPNPLAVLQSPEQRPPTPGLFCPQATLPPKLATSSPTQQQQLEFLSALQPTAPESQPVFPAQTLSTIQQNRPMDQQPAARPQTLTQPALQPSLFQNISQHSSANTSPPGQQQLPGGLLFCNSTLSSPDQNPGLLFNNQGQMPPLTSSSLVAQDQQNPSLLFSQASVLTVNQQNRAEPMALGNPGDPRQQVLYQEQQPMQLGTSTNIQQEQPVGLFVSQPMASLQAAQSAMFASPNGVRSLQTTAASPVQQPRTLFQPTVSATMSQPSRPQQSDLFLFGMQNECGQLINAEGNTLSDQIIAISQSGQNQRETDAHIQSLMCQSLSRPAPGPTSLGSSQNMEKIDDLLVSLQEPGTNITRSY; encoded by the exons ATGCCATGTCCGCTTCTTTGACCATGGAAGGCCGCCGCAGTGCTTTGTCCTCCAGCTCCAAAAAGCAAACCACTTCCTCCGACCAGACTTGCAGTTGCAGCATTGACTCGGAAGACGTCAAGAGTTGCAGAATGGTACCCGAGCCGGTGGTTACAGACGGAGTCAGCGGCAATGAGGTCAGCTGCCATTGTGCCAGTGAGCTCAGAGGACGGTCGTGCCAAGAGGGCCATCTTCAGATGACCCCGTCGAAGCGCCACCCAGTGTTGAACatctctcctccacctcaagACCTGTTCGATGACAGTCGCATGTCCTACCAGGGGGATACAACTCTGGATTCCGAGCAGAGCAACAGCATCTGGACAGACGACTCTCTGTCCAACTTCAGTAACATGAGCGTTGTCTCGTACAACGACAACACAGAGGTGCCGAGAAAGTCACGAAAACGTACGCCCAGACAAAGACCAGGGCCAAAGTCTGGGCGGAAAGGGGAAGCAAGCATGGATGTGTTTGATGCAGACAGTGCCAAAGCTCCGCACTTTGTCCTGTCACAACTGGGTCCAGAGAGCAAGACTGGACCAAAAGGAAG CTCTCAAGACGATCTAAGGTCAGTTCGCAAAGGAGGAATCCTTTCAATGCAGTACCCACCGAAGTCCGAGGGGAAGGAGTTAAAGATTGTGGTCCAGCCAGAGACTCAGCACCGAGCGCGCTATCTGACCGAAGGTAGCAGAGGGTCAGTGAAGGACCGCACTCAGCAGGGCTTCCCCACTGTGAAG CTAGAGGGAGTGAATGAGCCGGTGGTGCTGCAGGTGTTTGTCGGGAACGACGCTGGACGTGTGAAGCCCCATGGGTTCTATCAAGCTTGCAGGGTGACTGGACGCAACACCACCGCCTGTAGCGAGGTGGACTTTGAAGGCACCACTGTGATTGAAGTGCCCATGGAGCCCAGCACCAACATGACTCTTGC GGTGGACTGTGTTGGGATCTTAAAACTCCGCAACGCTGATGTTGAGGCTCGCATTGGTGTGGCCGGCTCCAAGAAGAAGAGCACCAGAGCCAGACTGGTGTTTCGGGTCAACATCCCTCGTCCAGACGGATCTGTGCTTACACTACAAACTCCATCATCCCCAATCTTATGTA ctcagCCGGCTGGCATGCCAGAGATTTTGAAGAAGTCCCTGCACAGCTGCTCGgtgaaaggaggagaggaactGTTCATCATCGGCAAGAACTTTCTGAAAGACACCAAGGTTTTGTTTCAAGAGAATGCTTCCG ATGAGTCATCTTGGAAAGCTGAAGCAGAAATCGACATGGAATATTTTCATCAG AATCATCTGATCGTCAAGGTCCCTCAGTACCCGAATCAGGCGCTCACTGCTCCTGTTTGTGTGGGGATCTATGTGGTCACGAATGCTGGGAGGTCACATGACGTCCAGCTGTTTACTTACACTCCAGATTCag tgaagatTGACACCACTGTGAAGACAGAGATGCCGTCACCAGTCAAAACATGTCCTTTTGAAGAACCCA CTTTGAATGAAGCCTTAATGCCTTCAATCTTGCCTGCAGTGAAGAGAGAAGATGTGATGCCGATGGAAGTGACCAGCAACCTCCAGGCTCCTGGAGTCTTTAAG GCGGATGAGCTGTTTCCCACACAGCCGAGCTCTGATATTGCTGCAGGGCACCTGAGTGCATCCAAAACCTTCTCCAGCAGTGTCCCACAGCCCGCCGGCCTTCCTGACAAAGGACAGTCTCCGGGTTTCACCAACCCAGAACCCCTAAGTACAATTCAAAAGCAAGACATTTCTGCGGGCTCCTTCTCGGTGCCTGTGGACACCTTACTACCACCAGCTCGACAGCAGTTCCTCCTCGAGCGTTTATCGCTTGAGGCTGAGAGCTCGATGGccaagcagcaacagcagcaccaacaacacattcagcatcagcagcagcttcagcagcagcagcaacagcaacagcagcagcatgtgatgGAGAACttgcagcaacagctgtttcaatCGCAGGTTCAAATGCAATGTGGCATGTTTCAGGATGCTGCTCTCACCAAAAGTACAGAGCAACAGAGTCCCTCACAAGGAGTGGTGCCAAACCATGGCGCCATTTTCCAGCAGGCCCAGcaaaaccagcagcagcagcagcagcagcagcaagtggCTCTCTTCCAACAGGCCAATGAGATTATCTCGGCTCAAACAAACTTCCTGCAGCAGACCCCGACACATCCCTCACCCCCAATTTATTCAAACTCCTTGGCTGATGCACAGGCAGCACAGGGGGTGCTGTTTCATAGCCCCTCTAACACTCAAGAGCAGGCCCAGACCAGTATGTTCCCAAACCCCCTGGCGGTCCTCCAGTCGCCTGAGCAAAGGCCACCCACCCCGGGTCTCTTCTGCCCTCAGGCGACTCTGCCACCTAAGCTGGCGACCAGCAGTccgactcagcagcagcagctggaattCCTCAGTGCACTTCAACCTACAGCCCCAGAATCCCAACCCGTGTTTCCAGCCCAAACGCTCTCCACTATTCAGCAAAACCGACCCATGGACCAGCAGCCGGCCGCCCGGCCTCAGACCCTCACGCAACCTGCGCTGCAGCCGTCtcttttccaaaacatctcccaGCATTCGTCTGCAAATACCAGCCCTCCGGGCCAGCAACAGCTACCAGGTGGTCTATTGTTCTGTAACAGCACCTTGTCCAGTCCAGACCAGAACCCTGGCCTCCTCTTTAACAACCAGGGCCAGATGCCTCCCCTGACCAGCAGCAGTCTAGTAGCCCAAGACCAGCAAAACCCTTCTTTGCTTTTTTCTCAAGCCAGCGTACTCACAGTGAACCAACAGAATCGCGCTGAGCCCATGGCTCTGGGGAACCCCGGCGATCCACGACAGCAAGTGCTGTACCAGGAGCAGCAGCCCATGCAACTAGGCACCAGCACCAACATACAACAGGAGCAGCCAGTAGGGCTCTTTGTGTCCCAGCCCATGGCTTCACTGCAGGCAGCACAGTCGGCCATGTTTGCCTCACCCAACGGTGTTCGAAGTCTGCAGACCACAGCCGCCTCCCCGGTCCAGCAGCCGCGGACTCTGTTCCAGCCCACAGTCAGCGCGACTATGAGCCAGCCCAGTCGGCCTCAGCAGTCCgacctttttctttttggaaTGCAAAATG AGTGCGGTCAGCTAATAAACGCAGAGGGAAACACGCTGTCCGATCAGATCATCGCCATCAGCCAGTCCGGTCAGAACCAGAGAGAGACCGACGCACACATCCAGTCTTTGATGTGTCAGTCGCTGTCTCGTCCGGCACCAGGGCCGACAAGCTTGGGAAGCTCTCAGAACATGGAGAAGATTGATGACCTCCTGGTCAGCCTGCAGGAGCCAGGCACCAATATAACTCGTTCATACTGA
- the nfat5b gene encoding nuclear factor of activated T-cells 5 isoform X6 produces MSASLTMEGRRSALSSSSKKQTTSSDQTCSCSIDSEDVKSCRMVPEPVVTDGVSGNEVSCHCASELRGRSCQEGHLQMTPSKRHPVLNISPPPQDLFDDSRMSYQGDTTLDSEQSNSIWTDDSLSNFSNMSVVSYNDNTEVPRKSRKRTPRQRPGPKSGRKGEASMDVFDADSAKAPHFVLSQLGPESKTGPKGSSQDDLRSVRKGGILSMQYPPKSEGKELKIVVQPETQHRARYLTEGSRGSVKDRTQQGFPTVKLEGVNEPVVLQVFVGNDAGRVKPHGFYQACRVTGRNTTACSEVDFEGTTVIEVPMEPSTNMTLAVDCVGILKLRNADVEARIGVAGSKKKSTRARLVFRVNIPRPDGSVLTLQTPSSPILCTQPAGMPEILKKSLHSCSVKGGEELFIIGKNFLKDTKVLFQENASDESSWKAEAEIDMEYFHQNHLIVKVPQYPNQALTAPVCVGIYVVTNAGRSHDVQLFTYTPDSVKIDTTVKTEMPSPVKTCPFEEPTLNEALMPSILPAVKREDVMPMEVTSNLQAPGVFKADELFPTQPSSDIAAGHLSASKTFSSSVPQPAGLPDKGQSPGFTNPEPLSTIQKQDISAGSFSVPVDTLLPPARQQFLLERLSLEAESSMAKQQQQHQQHIQHQQQLQQQQQQQQQQHVMENLQQQLFQSQVQMQCGMFQDAALTKSTEQQSPSQGVVPNHGAIFQQAQQNQQQQQQQQQVALFQQANEIISAQTNFLQQTPTHPSPPIYSNSLADAQAAQGVLFHSPSNTQEQAQTSMFPNPLAVLQSPEQRPPTPGLFCPQATLPPKLATSSPTQQQQLEFLSALQPTAPESQPVFPAQTLSTIQQNRPMDQQPAARPQTLTQPALQPSLFQNISQHSSANTSPPGQQQLPGGLLFCNSTLSSPDQNPGLLFNNQGQMPPLTSSSLVAQDQQNPSLLFSQASVLTVNQQNRAEPMALGNPGDPRQQVLYQEQQPMQLGTSTNIQQEQPVGLFVSQPMASLQAAQSAMFASPNGVRSLQTTAASPVQQPRTLFQPTVSATMSQPSRPQQSDLFLFGMQNECGQLINAEGNTLSDQIIAISQSGQNQRETDAHIQSLMCQSLSRPAPGPTSLGSSQNMEKIDDLLVSLQEPGTNITRSY; encoded by the exons ATGTCCGCTTCTTTGACCATGGAAGGCCGCCGCAGTGCTTTGTCCTCCAGCTCCAAAAAGCAAACCACTTCCTCCGACCAGACTTGCAGTTGCAGCATTGACTCGGAAGACGTCAAGAGTTGCAGAATGGTACCCGAGCCGGTGGTTACAGACGGAGTCAGCGGCAATGAGGTCAGCTGCCATTGTGCCAGTGAGCTCAGAGGACGGTCGTGCCAAGAGGGCCATCTTCAGATGACCCCGTCGAAGCGCCACCCAGTGTTGAACatctctcctccacctcaagACCTGTTCGATGACAGTCGCATGTCCTACCAGGGGGATACAACTCTGGATTCCGAGCAGAGCAACAGCATCTGGACAGACGACTCTCTGTCCAACTTCAGTAACATGAGCGTTGTCTCGTACAACGACAACACAGAGGTGCCGAGAAAGTCACGAAAACGTACGCCCAGACAAAGACCAGGGCCAAAGTCTGGGCGGAAAGGGGAAGCAAGCATGGATGTGTTTGATGCAGACAGTGCCAAAGCTCCGCACTTTGTCCTGTCACAACTGGGTCCAGAGAGCAAGACTGGACCAAAAGGAAG CTCTCAAGACGATCTAAGGTCAGTTCGCAAAGGAGGAATCCTTTCAATGCAGTACCCACCGAAGTCCGAGGGGAAGGAGTTAAAGATTGTGGTCCAGCCAGAGACTCAGCACCGAGCGCGCTATCTGACCGAAGGTAGCAGAGGGTCAGTGAAGGACCGCACTCAGCAGGGCTTCCCCACTGTGAAG CTAGAGGGAGTGAATGAGCCGGTGGTGCTGCAGGTGTTTGTCGGGAACGACGCTGGACGTGTGAAGCCCCATGGGTTCTATCAAGCTTGCAGGGTGACTGGACGCAACACCACCGCCTGTAGCGAGGTGGACTTTGAAGGCACCACTGTGATTGAAGTGCCCATGGAGCCCAGCACCAACATGACTCTTGC GGTGGACTGTGTTGGGATCTTAAAACTCCGCAACGCTGATGTTGAGGCTCGCATTGGTGTGGCCGGCTCCAAGAAGAAGAGCACCAGAGCCAGACTGGTGTTTCGGGTCAACATCCCTCGTCCAGACGGATCTGTGCTTACACTACAAACTCCATCATCCCCAATCTTATGTA ctcagCCGGCTGGCATGCCAGAGATTTTGAAGAAGTCCCTGCACAGCTGCTCGgtgaaaggaggagaggaactGTTCATCATCGGCAAGAACTTTCTGAAAGACACCAAGGTTTTGTTTCAAGAGAATGCTTCCG ATGAGTCATCTTGGAAAGCTGAAGCAGAAATCGACATGGAATATTTTCATCAG AATCATCTGATCGTCAAGGTCCCTCAGTACCCGAATCAGGCGCTCACTGCTCCTGTTTGTGTGGGGATCTATGTGGTCACGAATGCTGGGAGGTCACATGACGTCCAGCTGTTTACTTACACTCCAGATTCag tgaagatTGACACCACTGTGAAGACAGAGATGCCGTCACCAGTCAAAACATGTCCTTTTGAAGAACCCA CTTTGAATGAAGCCTTAATGCCTTCAATCTTGCCTGCAGTGAAGAGAGAAGATGTGATGCCGATGGAAGTGACCAGCAACCTCCAGGCTCCTGGAGTCTTTAAG GCGGATGAGCTGTTTCCCACACAGCCGAGCTCTGATATTGCTGCAGGGCACCTGAGTGCATCCAAAACCTTCTCCAGCAGTGTCCCACAGCCCGCCGGCCTTCCTGACAAAGGACAGTCTCCGGGTTTCACCAACCCAGAACCCCTAAGTACAATTCAAAAGCAAGACATTTCTGCGGGCTCCTTCTCGGTGCCTGTGGACACCTTACTACCACCAGCTCGACAGCAGTTCCTCCTCGAGCGTTTATCGCTTGAGGCTGAGAGCTCGATGGccaagcagcaacagcagcaccaacaacacattcagcatcagcagcagcttcagcagcagcagcaacagcaacagcagcagcatgtgatgGAGAACttgcagcaacagctgtttcaatCGCAGGTTCAAATGCAATGTGGCATGTTTCAGGATGCTGCTCTCACCAAAAGTACAGAGCAACAGAGTCCCTCACAAGGAGTGGTGCCAAACCATGGCGCCATTTTCCAGCAGGCCCAGcaaaaccagcagcagcagcagcagcagcagcaagtggCTCTCTTCCAACAGGCCAATGAGATTATCTCGGCTCAAACAAACTTCCTGCAGCAGACCCCGACACATCCCTCACCCCCAATTTATTCAAACTCCTTGGCTGATGCACAGGCAGCACAGGGGGTGCTGTTTCATAGCCCCTCTAACACTCAAGAGCAGGCCCAGACCAGTATGTTCCCAAACCCCCTGGCGGTCCTCCAGTCGCCTGAGCAAAGGCCACCCACCCCGGGTCTCTTCTGCCCTCAGGCGACTCTGCCACCTAAGCTGGCGACCAGCAGTccgactcagcagcagcagctggaattCCTCAGTGCACTTCAACCTACAGCCCCAGAATCCCAACCCGTGTTTCCAGCCCAAACGCTCTCCACTATTCAGCAAAACCGACCCATGGACCAGCAGCCGGCCGCCCGGCCTCAGACCCTCACGCAACCTGCGCTGCAGCCGTCtcttttccaaaacatctcccaGCATTCGTCTGCAAATACCAGCCCTCCGGGCCAGCAACAGCTACCAGGTGGTCTATTGTTCTGTAACAGCACCTTGTCCAGTCCAGACCAGAACCCTGGCCTCCTCTTTAACAACCAGGGCCAGATGCCTCCCCTGACCAGCAGCAGTCTAGTAGCCCAAGACCAGCAAAACCCTTCTTTGCTTTTTTCTCAAGCCAGCGTACTCACAGTGAACCAACAGAATCGCGCTGAGCCCATGGCTCTGGGGAACCCCGGCGATCCACGACAGCAAGTGCTGTACCAGGAGCAGCAGCCCATGCAACTAGGCACCAGCACCAACATACAACAGGAGCAGCCAGTAGGGCTCTTTGTGTCCCAGCCCATGGCTTCACTGCAGGCAGCACAGTCGGCCATGTTTGCCTCACCCAACGGTGTTCGAAGTCTGCAGACCACAGCCGCCTCCCCGGTCCAGCAGCCGCGGACTCTGTTCCAGCCCACAGTCAGCGCGACTATGAGCCAGCCCAGTCGGCCTCAGCAGTCCgacctttttctttttggaaTGCAAAATG AGTGCGGTCAGCTAATAAACGCAGAGGGAAACACGCTGTCCGATCAGATCATCGCCATCAGCCAGTCCGGTCAGAACCAGAGAGAGACCGACGCACACATCCAGTCTTTGATGTGTCAGTCGCTGTCTCGTCCGGCACCAGGGCCGACAAGCTTGGGAAGCTCTCAGAACATGGAGAAGATTGATGACCTCCTGGTCAGCCTGCAGGAGCCAGGCACCAATATAACTCGTTCATACTGA
- the nfat5b gene encoding nuclear factor of activated T-cells 5 isoform X5, with protein sequence MSQTSGGEAGPPSSSALATDAMSASLTMEGRRSALSSSSKKQTTSSDQTCSCSIDSEDVKSCRMVPEPVVTDGVSGNEVSCHCASELRGRSCQEGHLQMTPSKRHPVLNISPPPQDLFDDSRMSYQGDTTLDSEQSNSIWTDDSLSNFSNMSVVSYNDNTEVPRKSRKRTPRQRPGPKSGRKGEASMDVFDADSAKAPHFVLSQLGPESKTGPKGSSQDDLRSVRKGGILSMQYPPKSEGKELKIVVQPETQHRARYLTEGSRGSVKDRTQQGFPTVKLEGVNEPVVLQVFVGNDAGRVKPHGFYQACRVTGRNTTACSEVDFEGTTVIEVPMEPSTNMTLAVDCVGILKLRNADVEARIGVAGSKKKSTRARLVFRVNIPRPDGSVLTLQTPSSPILCTQPAGMPEILKKSLHSCSVKGGEELFIIGKNFLKDTKVLFQENASDESSWKAEAEIDMEYFHQNHLIVKVPQYPNQALTAPVCVGIYVVTNAGRSHDVQLFTYTPDSVKIDTTVKTEMPSPVKTCPFEEPTLNEALMPSILPAVKREDVMPMEVTSNLQAPGVFKADELFPTQPSSDIAAGHLSASKTFSSSVPQPAGLPDKGQSPGFTNPEPLSTIQKQDISAGSFSVPVDTLLPPARQQFLLERLSLEAESSMAKQQQQHQQHIQHQQQLQQQQQQQQQQHVMENLQQQLFQSQVQMQCGMFQDAALTKSTEQQSPSQGVVPNHGAIFQQAQQNQQQQQQQQQVALFQQANEIISAQTNFLQQTPTHPSPPIYSNSLADAQAAQGVLFHSPSNTQEQAQTSMFPNPLAVLQSPEQRPPTPGLFCPQATLPPKLATSSPTQQQQLEFLSALQPTAPESQPVFPAQTLSTIQQNRPMDQQPAARPQTLTQPALQPSLFQNISQHSSANTSPPGQQQLPGGLLFCNSTLSSPDQNPGLLFNNQGQMPPLTSSSLVAQDQQNPSLLFSQASVLTVNQQNRAEPMALGNPGDPRQQVLYQEQQPMQLGTSTNIQQEQPVGLFVSQPMASLQAAQSAMFASPNGVRSLQTTAASPVQQPRTLFQPTVSATMSQPSRPQQSDLFLFGMQNECGQLINAEGNTLSDQIIAISQSGQNQRETDAHIQSLMCQSLSRPAPGPTSLGSSQNMEKIDDLLVSLQEPGTNITRSY encoded by the exons ATGAGTCAGACAAGTGGCGGAGAAGCTGGGCCCCCCTCTTCGAGTGCTTTAGCAACAG ATGCCATGTCCGCTTCTTTGACCATGGAAGGCCGCCGCAGTGCTTTGTCCTCCAGCTCCAAAAAGCAAACCACTTCCTCCGACCAGACTTGCAGTTGCAGCATTGACTCGGAAGACGTCAAGAGTTGCAGAATGGTACCCGAGCCGGTGGTTACAGACGGAGTCAGCGGCAATGAGGTCAGCTGCCATTGTGCCAGTGAGCTCAGAGGACGGTCGTGCCAAGAGGGCCATCTTCAGATGACCCCGTCGAAGCGCCACCCAGTGTTGAACatctctcctccacctcaagACCTGTTCGATGACAGTCGCATGTCCTACCAGGGGGATACAACTCTGGATTCCGAGCAGAGCAACAGCATCTGGACAGACGACTCTCTGTCCAACTTCAGTAACATGAGCGTTGTCTCGTACAACGACAACACAGAGGTGCCGAGAAAGTCACGAAAACGTACGCCCAGACAAAGACCAGGGCCAAAGTCTGGGCGGAAAGGGGAAGCAAGCATGGATGTGTTTGATGCAGACAGTGCCAAAGCTCCGCACTTTGTCCTGTCACAACTGGGTCCAGAGAGCAAGACTGGACCAAAAGGAAG CTCTCAAGACGATCTAAGGTCAGTTCGCAAAGGAGGAATCCTTTCAATGCAGTACCCACCGAAGTCCGAGGGGAAGGAGTTAAAGATTGTGGTCCAGCCAGAGACTCAGCACCGAGCGCGCTATCTGACCGAAGGTAGCAGAGGGTCAGTGAAGGACCGCACTCAGCAGGGCTTCCCCACTGTGAAG CTAGAGGGAGTGAATGAGCCGGTGGTGCTGCAGGTGTTTGTCGGGAACGACGCTGGACGTGTGAAGCCCCATGGGTTCTATCAAGCTTGCAGGGTGACTGGACGCAACACCACCGCCTGTAGCGAGGTGGACTTTGAAGGCACCACTGTGATTGAAGTGCCCATGGAGCCCAGCACCAACATGACTCTTGC GGTGGACTGTGTTGGGATCTTAAAACTCCGCAACGCTGATGTTGAGGCTCGCATTGGTGTGGCCGGCTCCAAGAAGAAGAGCACCAGAGCCAGACTGGTGTTTCGGGTCAACATCCCTCGTCCAGACGGATCTGTGCTTACACTACAAACTCCATCATCCCCAATCTTATGTA ctcagCCGGCTGGCATGCCAGAGATTTTGAAGAAGTCCCTGCACAGCTGCTCGgtgaaaggaggagaggaactGTTCATCATCGGCAAGAACTTTCTGAAAGACACCAAGGTTTTGTTTCAAGAGAATGCTTCCG ATGAGTCATCTTGGAAAGCTGAAGCAGAAATCGACATGGAATATTTTCATCAG AATCATCTGATCGTCAAGGTCCCTCAGTACCCGAATCAGGCGCTCACTGCTCCTGTTTGTGTGGGGATCTATGTGGTCACGAATGCTGGGAGGTCACATGACGTCCAGCTGTTTACTTACACTCCAGATTCag tgaagatTGACACCACTGTGAAGACAGAGATGCCGTCACCAGTCAAAACATGTCCTTTTGAAGAACCCA CTTTGAATGAAGCCTTAATGCCTTCAATCTTGCCTGCAGTGAAGAGAGAAGATGTGATGCCGATGGAAGTGACCAGCAACCTCCAGGCTCCTGGAGTCTTTAAG GCGGATGAGCTGTTTCCCACACAGCCGAGCTCTGATATTGCTGCAGGGCACCTGAGTGCATCCAAAACCTTCTCCAGCAGTGTCCCACAGCCCGCCGGCCTTCCTGACAAAGGACAGTCTCCGGGTTTCACCAACCCAGAACCCCTAAGTACAATTCAAAAGCAAGACATTTCTGCGGGCTCCTTCTCGGTGCCTGTGGACACCTTACTACCACCAGCTCGACAGCAGTTCCTCCTCGAGCGTTTATCGCTTGAGGCTGAGAGCTCGATGGccaagcagcaacagcagcaccaacaacacattcagcatcagcagcagcttcagcagcagcagcaacagcaacagcagcagcatgtgatgGAGAACttgcagcaacagctgtttcaatCGCAGGTTCAAATGCAATGTGGCATGTTTCAGGATGCTGCTCTCACCAAAAGTACAGAGCAACAGAGTCCCTCACAAGGAGTGGTGCCAAACCATGGCGCCATTTTCCAGCAGGCCCAGcaaaaccagcagcagcagcagcagcagcagcaagtggCTCTCTTCCAACAGGCCAATGAGATTATCTCGGCTCAAACAAACTTCCTGCAGCAGACCCCGACACATCCCTCACCCCCAATTTATTCAAACTCCTTGGCTGATGCACAGGCAGCACAGGGGGTGCTGTTTCATAGCCCCTCTAACACTCAAGAGCAGGCCCAGACCAGTATGTTCCCAAACCCCCTGGCGGTCCTCCAGTCGCCTGAGCAAAGGCCACCCACCCCGGGTCTCTTCTGCCCTCAGGCGACTCTGCCACCTAAGCTGGCGACCAGCAGTccgactcagcagcagcagctggaattCCTCAGTGCACTTCAACCTACAGCCCCAGAATCCCAACCCGTGTTTCCAGCCCAAACGCTCTCCACTATTCAGCAAAACCGACCCATGGACCAGCAGCCGGCCGCCCGGCCTCAGACCCTCACGCAACCTGCGCTGCAGCCGTCtcttttccaaaacatctcccaGCATTCGTCTGCAAATACCAGCCCTCCGGGCCAGCAACAGCTACCAGGTGGTCTATTGTTCTGTAACAGCACCTTGTCCAGTCCAGACCAGAACCCTGGCCTCCTCTTTAACAACCAGGGCCAGATGCCTCCCCTGACCAGCAGCAGTCTAGTAGCCCAAGACCAGCAAAACCCTTCTTTGCTTTTTTCTCAAGCCAGCGTACTCACAGTGAACCAACAGAATCGCGCTGAGCCCATGGCTCTGGGGAACCCCGGCGATCCACGACAGCAAGTGCTGTACCAGGAGCAGCAGCCCATGCAACTAGGCACCAGCACCAACATACAACAGGAGCAGCCAGTAGGGCTCTTTGTGTCCCAGCCCATGGCTTCACTGCAGGCAGCACAGTCGGCCATGTTTGCCTCACCCAACGGTGTTCGAAGTCTGCAGACCACAGCCGCCTCCCCGGTCCAGCAGCCGCGGACTCTGTTCCAGCCCACAGTCAGCGCGACTATGAGCCAGCCCAGTCGGCCTCAGCAGTCCgacctttttctttttggaaTGCAAAATG AGTGCGGTCAGCTAATAAACGCAGAGGGAAACACGCTGTCCGATCAGATCATCGCCATCAGCCAGTCCGGTCAGAACCAGAGAGAGACCGACGCACACATCCAGTCTTTGATGTGTCAGTCGCTGTCTCGTCCGGCACCAGGGCCGACAAGCTTGGGAAGCTCTCAGAACATGGAGAAGATTGATGACCTCCTGGTCAGCCTGCAGGAGCCAGGCACCAATATAACTCGTTCATACTGA